A segment of the Aminivibrio sp. genome:
TTCGGTTTAAGACACTCATTGTGGCTTCTTTTTTTACAGGACTAACCGCAGTCGGCGCTTTTGTTCGGATACCCCTGCCATTTGTCCCGATCACATTGCAGGTCCTGATGGTCATTCTTTCCGGTCTTCTTCTCTCGCCAAGAGCCGCACTGCTTTCTCAGGCGGCCTATATTCTCCTTGGGCTGTCCGGAGTACCTGTCTTTTCAGGAGGAGGGGGAATTTCATATATTCTGTCTCCTACTTTCGGATATCTTCTTGGACAGCTTCCTGCCGCCTGGATCATAGCTGCCCTGGTAAAAAGATCCGATATTTCTTTTCGCAGGCTCTTTCCGGCGGCCGTCGGCGGAGTGAGTATTATATATTTTCTTGGCGCGGCGGTATTGTTCCTGAATTTCAACTACCTGGCAGAAAAGCCATCAACAGTCGGCCAAATCCTTCATATCGGTGTATACCCTTTCATTCTCCCGGACCTTCTAAAAGCCGTCGCGGCATCGCTCATCGCATTAAAAATACGAATGGCGGTACGACACCCTCTATAAGCTATTTATGCATACCTTTTGGTATCTGAAAACAAAGTGGGAGAAAACCGTTGAGCTCAAAAAAACAGATTCCGATCAGAGAGCTTCCGAGTGCTTTCAGCCGGCAAAGGATTTTGCAAATACCCAGGAAAATATAATCAGAAAAACAGATCTTCAAAGCGTACAAAACGAAAACGGCGGAACCATGAAATCCTGTACTTTCTGAGAACGCTGAAAACAAACAATCAATAAAGCACAA
Coding sequences within it:
- a CDS encoding biotin transporter BioY, translating into MASFFTGLTAVGAFVRIPLPFVPITLQVLMVILSGLLLSPRAALLSQAAYILLGLSGVPVFSGGGGISYILSPTFGYLLGQLPAAWIIAALVKRSDISFRRLFPAAVGGVSIIYFLGAAVLFLNFNYLAEKPSTVGQILHIGVYPFILPDLLKAVAASLIALKIRMAVRHPL